The Dehalogenimonas sp. THU2 genome includes a region encoding these proteins:
- a CDS encoding Holliday junction resolvase-like protein: MPVGRPAKKTREQLVDTVLIIVLVVVAAFLIITVNYYMIKWRFEARFREWQAQEQAYWKAEIGHSSKQAVTQSRAVLGGKFTEQMAPFLPEFKYDPTEARFIGSPIDFVVFPGLSSGDPKEVVIVEVKSGKNCVLTPAERKIRQLIEDGMVRWELIERRCQPDGDETLE, from the coding sequence GTGCCGGTCGGGCGTCCCGCTAAAAAAACCCGGGAGCAGCTAGTGGACACGGTGCTCATCATCGTCCTGGTGGTGGTGGCCGCCTTCCTCATCATCACCGTCAACTATTACATGATCAAATGGCGTTTCGAGGCGCGTTTCCGGGAGTGGCAGGCGCAGGAGCAGGCCTACTGGAAAGCGGAGATCGGCCACTCCTCAAAACAGGCGGTAACCCAGAGCCGGGCGGTGCTGGGGGGCAAGTTCACCGAGCAGATGGCGCCCTTCCTCCCCGAGTTCAAATACGATCCCACCGAGGCCCGCTTCATCGGCAGTCCCATCGACTTCGTCGTCTTCCCCGGCCTGTCCAGCGGCGACCCCAAGGAAGTGGTCATCGTGGAGGTCAAAAGCGGCAAGAACTGCGTGCTGACCCCCGCCGAGCGCAAGATCAGGCAGCTTATCGAGGACGGCATGGTGAGATGGGAGCTTATCGAGCGAAGGTGTCAGCCTGACGGCGACGAAACATTGGAATAA
- the pyrE gene encoding orotate phosphoribosyltransferase codes for MNDVEELFIRSGARLDGHFLLTSGLHSPVYWEKFRVIENPAAAVPLCGMIAEHFKNKDIELVVGPTTGGIILAFEVARQMGLPAAFAEKMATGEREFRRGFKIKPGERILIVDDVLTTGKSVREVIDAVNKQQGDIVGIGVLVDRSEHQHDFGAPLFACLRAVTPAYEPEDCPLCRSGVPLKKPGSS; via the coding sequence ATTAACGACGTCGAAGAATTATTCATCCGGTCCGGTGCACGACTGGACGGACATTTCCTGCTGACCTCCGGCCTGCACTCGCCGGTCTATTGGGAGAAATTCCGGGTCATCGAAAACCCGGCGGCGGCGGTGCCGCTGTGCGGTATGATCGCTGAACATTTCAAAAATAAAGACATCGAACTTGTCGTCGGCCCCACCACCGGCGGCATCATCCTGGCCTTCGAGGTTGCCCGCCAGATGGGACTGCCGGCGGCCTTTGCAGAGAAAATGGCTACCGGCGAGCGCGAGTTCCGCCGCGGTTTCAAGATCAAGCCGGGCGAGCGCATTCTCATCGTCGATGACGTGCTGACCACCGGCAAAAGCGTGCGCGAGGTCATCGACGCGGTCAACAAACAGCAGGGTGACATCGTCGGCATCGGCGTGCTGGTGGACCGCTCGGAACACCAGCATGACTTCGGCGCGCCGCTTTTTGCCTGCCTGCGCGCCGTCACCCCGGCCTATGAGCCGGAGGACTGCCCGCTGTGCCGGTCGGGCGTCCCGCTAAAAAAACCCGGGAGCAGCTAG
- the lepB gene encoding signal peptidase I yields the protein MKALKAALIEIAYVLVGALAIFIIFQFTLQNSIVEGTSMEPNLMDEDRLLVSKVSYAFSEPERGDIIVFPSPYEDGREFIKRIIGMPGDTVEVRNGIIFIDGQELDEPYIVNRDNRSYPAVTIPEGEYYVRGDNRPVSLDSSQGWTVSREDIHGKAWVVFWPLGSFGGAPNHEFEEIVAGVLLVPVLLLFPARRVYGKIRENIN from the coding sequence TTGAAAGCACTTAAAGCGGCACTTATAGAGATCGCCTATGTCCTTGTCGGGGCGCTGGCTATCTTCATTATCTTTCAGTTTACCTTACAGAATTCCATCGTCGAAGGCACCAGCATGGAGCCTAACCTGATGGATGAGGACCGGCTGCTGGTCAGCAAGGTTAGCTATGCTTTCAGCGAGCCAGAACGCGGCGATATCATCGTCTTTCCCTCACCCTACGAGGATGGGCGCGAATTCATCAAACGTATCATCGGCATGCCGGGTGACACGGTCGAGGTCAGGAACGGCATCATTTTCATCGACGGCCAGGAACTCGACGAACCCTACATCGTCAACCGCGACAACCGCTCATACCCCGCTGTGACCATTCCCGAGGGCGAATACTACGTCCGGGGCGACAACCGACCGGTGAGCCTGGATTCTTCCCAGGGCTGGACGGTCAGCCGCGAGGATATTCACGGCAAGGCCTGGGTGGTCTTCTGGCCTCTCGGCAGTTTCGGCGGCGCCCCCAACCATGAGTTCGAAGAGATCGTTGCCGGGGTGCTGCTCGTGCCGGTGTTATTACTGTTCCCGGCCCGGCGGGTTTACGGCAAGATCAGGGAGAATATAAATTAA
- a CDS encoding SIMPL domain-containing protein (The SIMPL domain is named for its presence in mouse protein SIMPL (signalling molecule that associates with mouse pelle-like kinase). Bacterial member BP26, from Brucella, was shown to assemble into a channel-like structure, while YggE from E. coli has been associated with resistance to oxidative stress.), producing the protein MKRGITILVSAILIVALGIGATGWAAAQSGEVINTTQQVGIWVNGTGKVTATPDTANLSLGVQVEAATITEANQKAAAAMESLIATLKGQSVADKDIKTQYFNVYPVYDYDRDTGKSTIRGYQVSNNVEVKVRVIANAGPIIDAVVAVAGDVIRVNNIYFTIENTTALEAQARELALLDAKAKAEQIANVTGVSLGQISFVSDSSSGSGRIAMPTPSFDAKAGAESSVTPILPGETDIFIQVQVIFNIN; encoded by the coding sequence ATGAAAAGGGGAATTACCATCCTGGTCTCAGCGATACTGATCGTAGCGCTGGGCATCGGAGCGACCGGTTGGGCGGCGGCTCAATCCGGCGAGGTCATCAACACCACGCAACAGGTCGGCATCTGGGTCAACGGCACCGGTAAAGTGACCGCCACTCCGGATACCGCCAATCTGTCTCTTGGCGTCCAAGTGGAGGCCGCCACCATCACTGAGGCCAACCAGAAGGCCGCCGCAGCCATGGAATCCCTGATAGCCACCCTGAAAGGCCAGAGTGTGGCCGACAAGGACATCAAGACCCAGTACTTCAACGTCTATCCCGTGTATGATTACGACCGCGACACCGGCAAGAGCACCATCCGGGGTTACCAGGTGTCCAACAACGTTGAGGTCAAGGTCCGTGTCATCGCTAACGCCGGCCCGATCATCGATGCCGTCGTAGCCGTAGCCGGTGATGTCATCCGGGTCAACAACATCTACTTCACCATCGAAAACACTACCGCCCTGGAAGCGCAGGCCCGTGAACTGGCCCTGCTGGATGCCAAGGCCAAGGCCGAACAGATCGCCAACGTCACCGGCGTCAGCCTGGGTCAGATCAGCTTCGTCTCGGACAGCTCCAGCGGCAGCGGCCGAATCGCAATGCCCACCCCGTCCTTTGACGCCAAAGCCGGCGCCGAGTCATCCGTCACCCCCATCCTGCCCGGTGAGACCGATATCTTCATCCAGGTGCAGGTCATCTTCAACATCAACTAG
- a CDS encoding DUF2779 domain-containing protein: protein MAGLQCPRYLWVYVNEPKRIPQPDMVTQHTFDQGHEVGDMAKRLFPGGVDMAGLGFREMLTETAARLADGKPLFEAAVQSGQLYARIDILNPSEDGGWDIIEVKSSTSVKDENKADVAFQRYVCVQSGIRINRCFLMHINRDFVKQGEIDPAALLIAEEITEDVAELAGGMADMVDDMLETMAGPCPDPDIGRTCDAPYSCPLKTECWAAMPEHPVTDLYRIGAKADELLRSGVTAIADIPADFKLNEKQVIQRTCVECGQPHIDYEGIATFLETLSYPHYYLDFETFATAIPLFDGMWPYQNIPFQFSLHAVAAEGKALEHRHFLARGGHDPRPEFLAALKAAMGEGGNVVVYNQSFEQGVLKDLAAAFPEYGGWVDDVVSRMVDLIVPFRAFHYYHPAQRGSASLKYVLPALTGIGYDDLNIGNGQIASLRFMAAVFGGMPEAERAQVFTDLLEYCGQDTEGMVRIVERLREFAPDWPKS, encoded by the coding sequence ATGGCCGGGCTACAATGCCCGCGTTACCTGTGGGTCTATGTCAACGAGCCGAAGCGGATCCCCCAGCCGGATATGGTGACCCAGCATACCTTCGACCAGGGACACGAGGTCGGGGATATGGCCAAGCGGCTGTTTCCCGGTGGCGTCGATATGGCCGGACTCGGGTTCCGGGAGATGCTGACTGAAACGGCGGCGCGCCTGGCTGACGGTAAGCCCCTCTTTGAAGCCGCGGTGCAGTCAGGGCAACTTTATGCCCGCATCGACATCCTTAACCCGTCGGAGGACGGTGGCTGGGATATCATCGAGGTCAAGAGCAGCACCTCGGTCAAAGACGAGAACAAGGCCGACGTGGCTTTCCAGCGCTATGTCTGCGTCCAGTCGGGCATCCGGATCAACCGCTGCTTTCTGATGCATATCAACCGGGACTTCGTGAAGCAGGGTGAGATCGACCCCGCCGCCCTGCTCATCGCCGAGGAAATCACCGAGGACGTCGCCGAACTGGCTGGAGGCATGGCCGATATGGTGGACGACATGCTTGAGACCATGGCCGGACCGTGTCCCGACCCTGACATCGGACGGACCTGCGACGCTCCCTACAGTTGCCCGCTGAAGACCGAGTGTTGGGCGGCGATGCCGGAGCATCCGGTAACGGACCTTTATCGTATCGGCGCCAAAGCTGATGAACTTCTCCGGAGCGGCGTGACCGCCATCGCCGATATCCCCGCGGATTTTAAACTCAACGAGAAGCAGGTTATCCAGCGCACCTGCGTCGAGTGCGGCCAACCGCATATCGATTACGAGGGCATCGCCACGTTTTTGGAGACCCTAAGCTACCCGCATTACTACCTCGATTTCGAGACCTTCGCCACGGCAATACCACTGTTCGACGGCATGTGGCCGTACCAAAATATCCCTTTCCAGTTCTCGCTCCACGCCGTCGCCGCAGAAGGGAAGGCTCTGGAGCACCGCCATTTCCTGGCCCGCGGCGGCCACGATCCCCGCCCGGAATTCCTCGCCGCCCTTAAAGCTGCCATGGGGGAGGGCGGCAACGTCGTCGTCTATAACCAGAGCTTCGAGCAGGGGGTACTGAAGGACCTGGCGGCGGCCTTCCCGGAATACGGCGGATGGGTGGATGACGTCGTATCCCGCATGGTGGATCTCATCGTGCCTTTCCGCGCTTTCCACTACTACCACCCCGCCCAGCGCGGCAGCGCCTCCCTGAAATACGTCCTGCCCGCCCTGACCGGCATCGGCTACGACGACCTGAACATCGGCAACGGACAGATAGCCAGCCTTCGCTTCATGGCCGCCGTTTTTGGCGGCATGCCGGAGGCTGAGAGAGCGCAGGTCTTCACCGACCTCCTGGAGTATTGCGGCCAGGATACGGAAGGGATGGTTCGCATCGTCGAGAGGCTTCGAGAATTCGCGCCTGATTGGCCAAAATCCTAA
- a CDS encoding ADP-ribosylglycohydrolase family protein — MLGAIAGDIIGSVYEFNNTRRYDFELFSQHSRFTDDTVLTVAVADCLLHGRDYARTIQEYGNRYPDRGYGGRFSEWLGSDDRKPYNSFGNGSAMRVSPVGFACDTLDEVLVEARRSAEVTHNHPEGIKGAQAVAAAIFLARRGWDKPYIREYITDAFGYKLTRTIEEIRPRYSFDETCQGSVPQAITAFLESKGYEDAVRQAVSLGGDSDTIACIAGGIAQAYYGCVPVAIAVEARQRLDPPLLRTIDEFNERFKL, encoded by the coding sequence ATGCTCGGAGCCATCGCCGGAGACATTATTGGCTCTGTGTACGAGTTCAATAACACCCGGCGGTATGACTTCGAACTATTTTCCCAGCATTCCCGTTTTACCGATGACACTGTCCTGACCGTGGCCGTCGCCGATTGTCTCCTTCATGGCAGGGACTACGCTCGCACCATACAGGAATACGGCAACCGCTATCCCGACCGCGGTTATGGTGGCCGTTTCTCCGAGTGGCTTGGATCGGATGACCGTAAGCCCTATAACAGCTTCGGCAATGGTTCGGCGATGCGCGTATCGCCGGTTGGTTTTGCCTGTGACACCCTGGATGAGGTCCTGGTGGAAGCCCGGCGCAGTGCCGAGGTGACCCACAACCACCCGGAAGGCATCAAGGGCGCTCAGGCGGTGGCCGCCGCTATCTTCCTGGCCCGCCGGGGCTGGGACAAGCCTTACATCAGGGAGTACATCACCGACGCTTTCGGTTATAAGCTGACCCGGACGATCGAGGAGATCCGGCCGCGCTATAGTTTCGATGAGACCTGCCAGGGTTCAGTACCCCAGGCTATCACCGCCTTTCTCGAATCCAAGGGTTACGAAGATGCGGTGCGGCAGGCGGTCTCCCTCGGCGGGGATTCGGACACCATCGCCTGCATCGCGGGAGGCATCGCCCAGGCATATTACGGGTGTGTGCCGGTGGCCATCGCGGTGGAAGCCAGGCAGCGCCTCGACCCGCCGCTGCTGCGCACCATCGATGAGTTCAACGAGAGGTTCAAGCTGTGA
- a CDS encoding adenosylcobinamide amidohydrolase has translation MEPVSKITSREPIGEFHGIKAEIVSHCVWDYPANTLVLRLPQPKWVLCAYQGYRKVSAVLNCYHPKESWHTVDNTRRTYWEYTRWVHREMIKQVAPGEKTALLFTGVDMHKHVMVEETYEELWVQAWVTAGVRTNAIRVGRDSAFGIERCGLWQPFGTINIIVLTSADMGQAAMASSFITITEAKTAALQDLDIRSSYNPQWQATGTSTDQICIVPGNGDRCFYVSGQVKLGELIARAVTRGVSEAINKVRSENQ, from the coding sequence ATGGAACCGGTATCGAAGATAACATCGCGTGAACCGATTGGGGAATTTCACGGCATCAAAGCCGAGATTGTCAGCCATTGTGTCTGGGATTATCCGGCCAACACCCTCGTCCTTAGGCTGCCGCAACCGAAATGGGTACTGTGCGCCTACCAGGGCTATCGTAAAGTCTCGGCGGTACTGAACTGTTACCACCCTAAAGAATCCTGGCATACCGTGGACAATACCAGGCGGACCTATTGGGAATACACCCGATGGGTTCACCGCGAGATGATCAAACAGGTGGCACCCGGTGAAAAGACGGCACTCCTTTTCACCGGTGTGGACATGCACAAGCACGTCATGGTCGAGGAAACCTATGAGGAGTTGTGGGTGCAGGCCTGGGTGACCGCCGGTGTCAGGACTAACGCCATCCGGGTTGGCCGCGACTCAGCCTTCGGTATCGAGCGCTGTGGCCTCTGGCAGCCGTTCGGTACCATCAACATCATCGTACTGACCTCCGCCGATATGGGGCAGGCGGCCATGGCCTCCAGTTTCATCACAATCACCGAGGCCAAGACTGCGGCTCTTCAGGATCTGGACATCAGAAGTTCTTATAATCCCCAATGGCAGGCCACCGGCACCAGCACCGACCAAATCTGCATTGTGCCTGGCAACGGCGACCGCTGCTTCTACGTTTCAGGGCAGGTCAAACTTGGTGAACTGATTGCACGGGCGGTCACCCGCGGTGTTTCTGAGGCGATCAACAAGGTACGCTCCGAGAACCAATAA
- a CDS encoding radical SAM protein, translated as MRILLVNPAKRFKGFLGKTRSLQPTVLPNSLLYIGAVLEKGGHQVQIWDQQVDDRQPADFLRDFDPQLVGFSVSVGGIIYEAIDQSREFKRINPDIKIVWGNVHPSMLTEQTLAEDYVDFVAIGPGEYTLLELAEHLEKSQPPHLTDIKGLAFKENGQVVINPDRPFIKNLDELPDPSWHLVPMDDYWEKSLNTSRGCPSKCIFCYNPPFHKGQLGEFSADRIVGQMEILKGRYDVTLFRFFEDDFCHNRPRLHRFCQLVIDKKMKIRWDCDARAGLTEEDVRLMKQSGCASVGFGVESGSPRLLKFIRKTARLEDIKETFKLLVKYKILPKLYLISELPTETIEDFEATKQLIRELGNPPYQYVSFLPYPGTELYNYCVQRGLEPPKTTEEWAAFISQPDCGIKWGEVPREMTAEFKRKLVKYYFWRRTSFALRHGMFAFYLPVNMSPKEILRVIRFWWRYYVTRPLHG; from the coding sequence ATGCGTATCTTGCTGGTCAATCCTGCTAAAAGGTTCAAAGGATTCCTCGGAAAAACCCGGTCATTACAGCCGACGGTGCTGCCGAATTCCCTGCTGTATATCGGCGCGGTGCTAGAAAAAGGCGGACACCAGGTTCAAATCTGGGATCAGCAGGTTGACGATCGCCAGCCAGCCGATTTCCTTAGAGATTTTGATCCGCAGCTGGTGGGTTTCTCTGTCTCCGTCGGCGGCATTATTTATGAAGCTATCGACCAGTCCCGGGAATTCAAGCGCATCAACCCGGACATTAAGATCGTTTGGGGCAATGTTCACCCCAGCATGTTGACGGAACAGACCCTGGCCGAGGACTATGTCGATTTCGTGGCCATCGGTCCGGGTGAATACACGCTGCTGGAACTGGCCGAACACCTCGAAAAAAGCCAGCCTCCTCATCTCACTGACATCAAAGGCTTGGCGTTCAAGGAGAACGGACAGGTCGTAATAAACCCTGATCGTCCTTTCATCAAAAACCTCGACGAACTGCCGGATCCTTCCTGGCACTTGGTGCCGATGGATGATTACTGGGAGAAATCTCTCAATACATCCCGCGGTTGCCCTTCGAAATGTATTTTCTGTTACAATCCGCCCTTTCACAAAGGTCAGCTCGGTGAGTTTTCCGCCGACCGTATTGTCGGGCAGATGGAGATACTCAAGGGAAGATACGATGTGACCCTGTTCCGCTTCTTTGAGGATGACTTCTGCCACAACCGGCCGCGGCTTCATCGCTTCTGCCAACTGGTCATCGATAAAAAGATGAAGATTCGCTGGGATTGCGACGCCCGTGCCGGCCTGACCGAAGAAGACGTGCGACTGATGAAGCAGAGCGGTTGCGCCTCGGTGGGTTTCGGGGTGGAGAGCGGTTCGCCGCGGCTTCTCAAATTCATTCGTAAAACAGCGCGACTGGAAGACATCAAGGAAACCTTCAAACTGCTGGTCAAATACAAGATACTGCCCAAATTATATCTTATCTCCGAACTGCCCACCGAAACTATCGAGGACTTTGAGGCTACAAAGCAATTGATCCGGGAATTGGGCAACCCGCCTTACCAATATGTCAGCTTCCTGCCTTATCCCGGCACGGAGCTTTATAATTATTGCGTCCAGCGGGGGCTGGAACCGCCGAAAACGACAGAAGAATGGGCAGCTTTCATTTCTCAGCCTGATTGCGGTATAAAATGGGGTGAAGTTCCCCGGGAAATGACCGCCGAATTCAAGCGGAAGTTGGTAAAATACTATTTCTGGCGGCGGACCAGCTTTGCCCTGAGGCATGGGATGTTCGCTTTTTATCTGCCTGTGAACATGAGCCCGAAGGAAATTCTGCGGGTCATTCGCTTCTGGTGGCGTTACTACGTTACTCGCCCGCTTCACGGATAA
- a CDS encoding radical SAM protein: MRILLVNPARKHIETFGRHSVFPNSLLYIAAVLEKAGHEVRIYDNQVDLREPKDFIDFAPQLIGFSVLSGPNIAEAIQQTKDFKALLPGVKTIWGNVHPSVMPQQTIAEDYIDYLCVGAGEYLMVELANHLETGTPSIDKIKGLVWRDGVKVITNEPSDFIKNLDELPDPAWHLIDVLSYWEKSLNTSRGCPSKCTFCYSPLFYKGYSGDLSAERIVSQIEHLNKTYNVKFMRFFEDTFTCNRDRLRRFCELMVERKVPVQWDCDSRIGLADEDIALMSKAGCLSVGLGIESGSPRVIKFIKKGITVKAVEETIERLARHKIMPRLYFIAELPTETVEEFKETQDLIKRLDQPPYQYMPYMPFPGTVLYDYIIKEGLIKEPATLAEWAGVLTLRAINPSYLKVPPEMLDKALDDLRHFYFLRPLRFALRHMPFYFTRLTPTPAALLKGMKRFYLYFNTRPLPEGSIRGQLR; this comes from the coding sequence TTGAGAATTTTGCTCGTCAATCCCGCGCGCAAGCACATTGAGACGTTTGGCCGCCATAGCGTATTCCCTAACAGCCTGCTCTATATCGCGGCTGTGCTGGAGAAAGCCGGGCATGAGGTCCGCATCTACGACAATCAGGTGGACCTGCGTGAGCCGAAGGATTTTATTGACTTTGCCCCGCAACTGATTGGTTTTTCGGTGCTTTCCGGTCCCAACATCGCTGAAGCTATTCAGCAAACCAAAGACTTCAAGGCGCTGCTACCCGGCGTGAAGACCATCTGGGGTAACGTTCATCCAAGCGTCATGCCGCAACAGACCATCGCCGAAGATTATATCGATTATCTTTGCGTTGGCGCTGGCGAATACCTTATGGTGGAACTGGCTAACCATCTCGAAACCGGCACGCCTTCGATCGATAAGATCAAGGGGTTGGTATGGAGGGATGGCGTAAAGGTCATTACCAACGAGCCGAGCGATTTCATCAAAAACCTCGACGAACTGCCGGACCCAGCGTGGCATTTGATCGATGTGCTCAGCTACTGGGAAAAATCCCTCAATACATCCCGCGGCTGCCCTTCCAAGTGTACTTTCTGCTATTCGCCGCTCTTCTATAAGGGGTACTCTGGCGACCTGTCCGCCGAACGTATCGTCAGCCAGATCGAACACCTGAATAAAACCTACAATGTAAAATTCATGCGTTTTTTCGAGGATACGTTTACCTGCAATCGAGACCGGCTGCGCAGGTTTTGCGAGTTGATGGTCGAACGCAAGGTGCCGGTGCAATGGGACTGCGACTCCCGGATCGGACTGGCCGATGAAGACATCGCGCTGATGTCGAAGGCTGGCTGTCTTTCGGTTGGACTCGGGATAGAGAGCGGATCGCCCCGCGTCATCAAGTTCATCAAAAAGGGCATCACGGTTAAAGCGGTAGAAGAGACCATCGAACGACTCGCCCGCCATAAGATCATGCCCCGTCTTTACTTTATCGCCGAGCTGCCCACCGAAACGGTGGAGGAGTTTAAAGAGACCCAGGACCTTATCAAGAGGCTTGACCAGCCGCCTTACCAGTATATGCCCTACATGCCCTTCCCCGGCACGGTGCTCTATGACTATATCATCAAAGAAGGTCTCATTAAAGAACCGGCTACTTTGGCTGAATGGGCCGGGGTACTGACGTTGCGTGCCATCAATCCGTCGTACCTCAAAGTCCCGCCGGAAATGCTGGATAAAGCGCTAGACGATTTGAGGCACTTCTATTTCCTCCGTCCCCTGCGTTTCGCATTGCGCCATATGCCCTTTTATTTTACCCGTCTGACCCCGACACCGGCTGCGCTGCTCAAAGGAATGAAACGTTTTTATCTGTATTTCAACACCCGCCCGCTGCCGGAGGGCAGTATCAGGGGACAGCTCAGGTGA
- a CDS encoding UvrD-helicase domain-containing protein — MKTDILSGLNPAQRKAAEAIDGPVLILAGPGSGKTRVITYRIAYLVQVVGINPHHILAVTFTNKAAREMKERLEKLTPGSVKNMTMGTFHAICAGILRRDGEAIGIEREFVIFDADDQEKLLKQAAIETDIDPKKFPLKKIAGAISQAKSQMITPEKLREQGKDYFDEIVSRMYERYEKMLRQNNAVDFDDLLLKTVFLFKRQPQILKRYQERYVHIMVDEFQDTNLVQYELVKLLAAHHRNIAVVGDPDQSIYSWRAADLRNVFNFERDFPDAQIHYLEQNYRSTAKILEAASSIIADNRARKDIKLWTENEPGEPVCIIEAYNEQEEAQMVVRESERLTATGKYRLADLAILYRTNAQSRALEEAFIRYGVPYKLVAGTRFYERREVKDLIAYFRLIHNPADSVSLMRIINVPPRGLGERSIVEMQAWAREKDISFYEALDLAASSAEKPPLNSRALASFDLFFSTIRSLIETSKTASLMELFDLVLEKSGYQLYMKAQPDGEERLENIAELRTVAEQFNDLPPGEALSPFLESVSLVSDVDNLDETEGGVTLITLHQAKGLEFPVVFIVGLEEGVLPHFRSLDDPTQMEEERRLCYVGVTRAKRRLYLLRAFRRSLMGGSMTNPPSRFLDAIPSHVTAEGGIREEAPKPQPVQKKLYEYSTRPPQPQVQTRRPVTSSTNNLLPPPFKTGDKVSHPVFGYGVVISTLPVKSDHEIVVSFKTDGLKKLLLSFAKLTKV, encoded by the coding sequence TTGAAAACCGATATATTATCAGGTCTGAATCCCGCCCAACGAAAAGCCGCCGAGGCTATCGACGGCCCTGTGCTCATCCTGGCAGGTCCCGGCTCCGGCAAGACCCGTGTCATCACTTACCGTATCGCTTACCTGGTGCAGGTGGTCGGGATAAACCCTCATCATATCCTTGCCGTCACTTTCACCAACAAGGCGGCTCGGGAGATGAAGGAGCGCCTGGAAAAACTTACGCCCGGCTCGGTCAAAAACATGACCATGGGTACCTTCCATGCCATCTGCGCCGGTATCCTCCGGCGCGACGGCGAGGCCATCGGCATAGAGCGGGAGTTCGTCATCTTCGACGCCGACGATCAGGAAAAGCTCCTGAAACAGGCTGCAATCGAAACCGACATAGATCCCAAAAAGTTCCCGCTGAAGAAGATCGCCGGAGCCATCAGCCAGGCCAAGAGTCAAATGATAACGCCGGAAAAGCTCAGGGAACAGGGTAAGGATTACTTCGACGAGATCGTGTCCCGCATGTACGAACGCTATGAGAAAATGCTGCGGCAGAACAATGCCGTCGATTTCGATGATCTGCTATTAAAAACCGTATTTCTCTTCAAACGGCAACCACAGATATTGAAACGCTACCAGGAACGCTACGTGCACATCATGGTAGACGAGTTCCAGGACACCAACCTGGTGCAGTACGAATTGGTGAAACTGCTTGCAGCGCACCACCGTAATATCGCCGTGGTCGGGGATCCGGACCAGTCGATCTACTCCTGGCGCGCGGCGGATCTCAGAAACGTTTTCAACTTCGAGCGGGACTTTCCCGACGCCCAGATACATTACCTGGAGCAGAATTACCGCTCCACCGCTAAAATCCTCGAGGCGGCTTCCAGCATCATCGCCGACAACCGCGCCCGTAAAGACATCAAGTTGTGGACGGAGAACGAACCGGGAGAACCGGTTTGCATCATCGAAGCTTACAATGAGCAGGAAGAAGCGCAGATGGTTGTGCGGGAGTCGGAACGCCTGACTGCCACCGGAAAATACCGGCTGGCCGATCTGGCCATTTTGTACCGCACCAACGCCCAAAGCCGTGCCCTGGAAGAAGCTTTCATCCGCTACGGGGTACCCTACAAATTGGTAGCCGGTACCCGATTCTACGAACGCCGGGAAGTCAAAGATCTTATCGCCTATTTCCGCCTGATCCACAATCCCGCCGACAGTGTCAGCCTGATGCGTATCATCAACGTGCCGCCGCGGGGACTGGGAGAGCGTTCCATCGTGGAGATGCAGGCCTGGGCAAGGGAAAAGGATATCTCCTTTTATGAGGCGCTCGACCTGGCTGCCTCCAGCGCCGAAAAACCGCCACTCAACTCCCGCGCCCTGGCGTCGTTTGATCTCTTTTTCAGCACCATCAGATCACTCATCGAAACCAGTAAAACTGCGTCCCTGATGGAACTTTTCGACTTAGTTTTGGAGAAAAGCGGCTATCAGCTTTACATGAAGGCACAGCCGGACGGTGAGGAAAGACTGGAAAACATCGCCGAGTTGCGCACCGTGGCCGAGCAGTTTAATGATCTGCCACCTGGAGAGGCGCTGTCGCCTTTTCTTGAGAGTGTCAGCCTGGTCTCGGATGTGGATAACCTGGACGAAACCGAAGGCGGTGTTACGCTCATCACCCTGCACCAGGCCAAAGGCCTCGAATTCCCGGTGGTCTTCATCGTAGGCCTTGAAGAGGGGGTTCTACCGCACTTCCGTTCCTTGGACGATCCGACCCAAATGGAGGAGGAACGGCGACTATGCTATGTCGGCGTTACCCGAGCCAAGCGGAGGTTGTACCTCTTACGTGCTTTCCGCCGCAGCCTCATGGGCGGCAGTATGACCAACCCGCCGTCGCGATTTCTCGACGCTATCCCGTCGCATGTGACCGCTGAGGGAGGCATCCGTGAGGAAGCACCTAAACCGCAACCCGTGCAGAAAAAATTGTACGAATACTCCACCCGGCCGCCTCAACCCCAGGTGCAAACCCGTCGTCCGGTAACATCCTCGACCAACAATCTGCTCCCGCCTCCATTTAAAACCGGCGACAAGGTCAGTCATCCCGTCTTTGGCTATGGTGTGGTGATCAGCACCCTACCAGTGAAAAGCGACCATGAGATCGTGGTATCGTTCAAAACGGATGGTTTGAAGAAACTGCTTCTAAGTTTTGCGAAACTGACGAAAGTCTAA